The DNA sequence tttgATTATCATCTAATTGGACATATTAAGTATCATATATactattagttaatattttatatcatCAATCATTAACGAAAAGTGAGtgctttgataaaaaaaagtgtggatagaataattaaaaaacaaatttaattaatttgtagtatttaaaaaactaatttaattaaaaaatatattaaaataaatttaaaaaatattttatcttttaaaaattaatttaattattaattcttttaaaattattaacaaaaatatataaacttttaattttatcaaaccaACCCTTATTACTTACCAAGTCCAGCCAATTGAGAACCATGTATTAGTAGAGAACTTTAGGCTATTTGTTGTGTGATTTTATCGATGAATGTGGATCACAATACTTCTCTATCTAATACCCGCACCATTAGCTTAATTAGTTACCACAAAAACCGAGATACGTTAGCCATCTAGTAACAGAGTTACAAATATTACGGTTAAGagataaacataattgacctATTCAATCAAAGTAATGAACTGctgttataatatttatatatacactCGTAAGcacttaaaaatataatattgcaCCCAACAGCAATGGCCTCAAATCCTCCACACGTGTCACAATTAAACAAAGTAGAAAGCCAAACAATCCAAATGTGTAACGAAACCTTAATGAACCCGATTTAATAAACAAGTCACATTAATTAACAAATAGCGATATATAATTAGGCAAAAGTTTTCACTTTTTAAAACTATAATTAAACCCACACACTTCTCTCCAACCAAACAATATTGCTTTTTCTGCCTTTCTAAAGCCCTATATTCTCCTCTCTAATTGATCTATCCCACTcaccatacatatatatatatatatatatatatatatatatatatataaattgttaGGATcagtaatttttgtattttataatcaattaattaattactaataatattttatatatatatatatatgaaaattattaagatcagtaatttttgtgttttataattattaattaattattaataatatttttaataatataaaattatatttaataataaaaaattattatttttttattgactaaatacaaatcaaattttaataaaagtgttatTTCTCaaactttttctatatatataatcaagCTAATTAATTGTCATTAAGAACAACAAACGGCTAGCACTAGCCATATGAAACcaatcaagaaaaataaaaataaaaacaaaaaacaatctAATTCTAATCCAAACTTAAttaaatcattatatatataaagaattgaattttaatatacatGTAAAGTAATTTtacttatataattaattatataacattatatggataaaaataactcttttttattaattatataatgttcatctaaaataataaatataattaaaataattatataaaatatttttaaatataagtatatcgatattaattttttaaaatattttaaatattttaataatatcaaaattataataattttaactgttaatttaattataaaatatttataatttagatcaacCATCAGAATTATTGGAATACAATATTCCtgcaatattttaaaattttgttcaaaagtttcatataaaatacaaaatagtaCTAGTGTGTTAATTAAATAGCATATTATAACAACCTCTCTACAGAAGCGCAGTACGATTTTTCCTACTGGCTAGCTGCTAGCAAGTTAAATAATTAGGGTTGCAAGTTGCAAAGTAAGTAAGAAAAGAGgctgagagagaagagaagagaaatttgaaGTGAGTTTGAATGATGGGTGAGTCAGATAACGAGTCAGGAGGTCAAGGAGGGAACGagttctcatcatcatcaggaggTAGTGGACTATGCAGAGAACAGGACCGCCTTCTTCCGATTGCCAACGTCGGAAGAATCATGAAGAAGGCACTTCCGGCGAACGCCAAGATCTCAAAGGAGGCCAAAGAGACGGTGCAAGAGTGCGTTTCTGAGTTCATAAGCTTCATAACAGGGGAAGCTTCTGACAAGTGCCAGAAGGAGAAGCGGAAGACCATCAACGGTGATGATCTCTTGTGGGCCATGACTACGCTCGGATTCGAGGATTATGTGGAGCCTCTCAAGATTTATCTCCATAAATACAGGGAGATGGAAGGTGACAAGACTCCCATCGTTGGTGGCGGCAGACAGCACCACCCTGATGATCACGCCGGTGATGACGCTGCCACCGCCGGAGCCCTTTATGGTGGCGTGCCTTCtactatgatgatgatgatgggcgGACACGTGTATGGATCTGCCAATAATGGATCAGCATCTTCTGGAAGAACTACTAGGTAGCACTTGTTCGTTAcctctttaattattattatttttgttttttatgactTTAGATTACACCACTTTCTTGCTTGTAATCTTGttcttaattaattaagataTATATAGAGATTATTATGGATTATTCTGGATGGCGATTTAGTTTGGAATACATACATTAGGCTTGTATAGTTGTATTTCTTTAttcactcatttttttttctgcagtAACATTAGGTGAGAAGAGTAGTTAAGCTGTAAAGAAAATTGGAAATTctgaaattattaaatatatttatggcAAAAATTCAGGGCACTCAACGTGAATTTGATAGCTAAAAttcattagatgaaaatttagtcaaattagttaAATCATCTAACAGTTCTCAACTAAGTCCACTAGACTTaagtttttactatttattttatcgAATTATGAAGCTAGTTAGCTAGGCAGGCTCTTTTTTCTGTGTAACTGCTGATAACTGCTGCatctttgttttgtttgtttgttttctccatttttagtagttttgaacttttgatgtGGGATGCATCTCTGCTTTGTATAAAAGATATTAtgcgtatattaaaattaattgttatgaaatatatatatatatgttatttaatttatttttaatattattttatattataatatatattttatattaataattaattttagtatatatgtgTCCTGTATTCATAATTGCTGGCATGGTTCCCTTAATTGGCAACTTGGTTATGACCATGAATGAATAAGCCCAAATAATGAATGAGGGGGATCAATTTTGTCATGACACAGCATCCCCCTTTCAATGTACACTTGGCGTTAAATGTTCTAGACTTCTAGTGCCCCATGTGTTGCTTGCAATTTTTGCTTTCTAACTCAAGCGCAAGAATGGTTGTTTTATGGAGAATAATAATATTTGAGTTGTTATTTGTATTTAGCTTGTTTTATGTATTGTATTGACACATTCTTTTTAGTTTTATATTAAATGTGTAGTAAGAAATAAATACAAtaagtaatatttttataatactttTGAAACTTTTATACTTTAAAAAGGTAAATTTTTAAAGggataagtattatttttatttttaaggtttatggtcaaaataaaaattgtctataattttattttgaatttaaaattatctctaacattttatttgatattaaaatcgttcttttaaatatatttttttttaaacgacaaaaatatcctttttttctaccatttcattcttcttgttcttcttcttccattaacaaaaaaaacaaattattctTTCATTAACAAAACTCAAAACTTCAAATCTTTAAATAcaattaacaaaatccaattacaagaattaaaaaataCTCAAATCGATTTTCaattacaaaaacaaaaaacaagaacaaaaacaaaaattaaggaGAAACAAGAAATCTAAAACCATAAAAAAGCAATAgcaatagagaaataagaacaaaaacaaaaccaACAATAAAAATTAGAGAATTAAATATTGTGATGAACAACATCAAATTCTTTAAATTTAACAATaacaaattcagatttttttttaaaacaaaaagaatgaaACTATATCTTATAAAAAGTATGGAAGTCGCCACTGCTGCTCTTGGAGGTTACCGTGCTGTTGAGGTGGAGGTCGTCGTTGTCCGCTGTTGCGCTTAGAGGTTGCCTCGCCATCAGGATGAAGGTCGCCGTCGaggtgaagaagaaaaagaaaaagagaaaaagaaaccgTAGAGTTTGGACTTTGGAGTTAGAGAGGAGAGAGATTAGAGTAGAATTAGTGAAATAAGagtaaaattggtaaaaaaaaaacgattttaatattacataaaatgttagggacgattttaaatttaaaataagattagagacaaatttttttattctaaattttagagatcaaaataatacttattctatttttaaacataaaaagatAAGGTATGCTTTTAACATCTGAGTCTAACCTTCTCAACTCCTTAGCCAAAAAGAGtgttcaaaatcaaatcaatttaAACAAAATTGACGAaccaaatatacaaaaaaattaacaatcaaacaaataaaaaatcaaatttttgcttaTTTTAATCGGTTCGGTTCAATTTTTATTCTCACGATAAAAATTAGAATCAAACTAAACGACCGAACCAGTCCTCCTTATATATAATTATCCTTGCATATAGttatttcataaattttttaaaatattttatgttgattaataaattattatatttataaaataaaatttaaatttttagtatttatttaaataaattaataaattaattactaaatcaaTCTAAATTAATTAGCGGAGcagaattatttgaattaattaagaCTCTTGAAGACACCAAAACAATTATCCAAGTCCAAGACAGAAGAAGCATACATGTTTTCTTACTGGGGCAAAATATCAATAATGTTACACTAAAACTTGGTCCTTGTATAGATATTTATTCAAATTGTACAATTGTTGTCTACCCTATTGATCCTCgcgtttctattattttattattttgggtTTAATTTATTGCTCTACACCTACACCATCATTGGTAATTCTGTATGAAAAATGtccaaaattattatttaaatgtatttttgcgaaaagttttaaaatatctaataattaataacattACTTAAGCCCCCTCCcttttttgataaaaagaattGGATGGTTCAGTAGTCGAGAGATCCATAAAAGAAACGAGAATTCATTTTTCATTTATAAATTCAGATTTTGATATCTGCGCTAATTTTTTTGGTAATAGATTGAAGAGGTGTGTTatacataattataaaaaattagtgtattttttataaatatggagataattattttttttaaatataaaattacaaattgaaGACTCAAATTTGAGTAGGGGTAGAAAATTAAGGATCAgattttggattaaaaaaaaacTGAACTTCAATTTTGGGTAGGGATAAAAAATTGATGGTAAATtttgagtaaaaaaataaaaaaaatttaaattaaaaggtctaatttacatgttttaaaaaaaatttaatattaaagcaCAAATCTAAACGTcagatttataaattttaaaaaaaattaaaactacacTGAAAGTTAGATTTGTGATTATCTATACAAAAAAACACaccaattttttatattatttaaaaacaccACCACaatctcaataataaaaataaaaagtgtgaTATCTGATCAAAATTCATTaatgattaaattaatatttgaaattttaaaagtatCAATTTATAAATGAATATCTATACTAACTTAACCATGATACAATTGTCCAGTTTTAATAACACATGTTCATCATTAATAAGTAATGGTATAATTTGAAGCATGTTGAAACATtatgtatttattgaatttttatgaaaatatcagtagtcaaaaaataaattttaataaatctgTTATATTTTTTAGTCATAACACTTTTTTCATTACTCGTACACTATTGGTTAATTCTATGAATATTAATTGTATTAGAGTTTAGGATAAATACCTTAGTTTGCCTTCTTTAGTCTCTAAATCGAAAAAAGGCTTCATTTAGTATGATCAAAGAGAGGGTTCGGAAAAGAATCCAAGAGTGGAAGTGCAATCTTTTATCGTCAGGTGGTAGACACGTATTGCTTAAGGCAGTGGAAGAAACTATTTCTATCTGtacattgtcttgcttcaagttgcctgatagtttaatttcgaaaattcactccctactttctcagttctggtggggacaaaaaggttATGAAAGATGAATAACTCGGATTAGTtgggacactatgactcgcccACGAAGAGAAGGAGGCgttggatttaaagatctcagaatccaaaatTTGGCGCTTTTGggcaaacagttttggcgactCGTAACATATCCTACTTCCCtattatccaaaattctaagagATAAATACTTTAACAATGGTAATGCTATAATGAcagaaattggagtcttaccttcttATGGATGAAGGAGCATAttgaaaaaggtcttaattgAGCTGTAGGTACTGGAGAGAATATCCGAACCTTTAGGATCCTTGGCTGCCTCTtccgtatcctttaatgatttctgacatgccaaatagacaGGCTATTTCTGAGTTGGTTTCAAGAGTTaaaagatctaattactgaaaataggaattggaatcaaaatctcattcaagaattatCTCCCTAAGACATTGCAAAcaggattttgtcagttaaaattcagttgagtagggacaaattgcaatggaatttgaacaaatccaagcaatatgatacaatttcaggttacagaattggctatttattttaccataTGCCTCTGGAGCTTTATATGCAGCAGAAAAAGTCGTAgattgatctatggaagttgaacttacctcacaaaattaagctatttatctggaaagctctccatggcGGGCTTTCagtgcttgctcagattcatcaccacatcccatctatatcaccaatatgcccctGCTATCATGAAGCAATAGAAAtagtcactcattgtttgatcgattgctctagaattaaagatgtATGGTCTCAGAATTATCTTTGTGACTGTCTTCGCGCTCAAAATcctaacgacttttggacatggtggactgcATCAACCGAGATGCTTAACCCGTTGAAAATGCTGACCGTAATTCTCAATTGCTTAtcatcatttgctggaactgtTGGAAAGCTCAcaaccagttgatttttgaaggttctacttcaatGTCGTCTGCCATTTTAGCAAGCTCTATCAAGTTGCTCTATAAAATCAaaagaactcccagtttaggtCGTCTTCTTCATGAGGCAAACTTTTAGtttcattcaatttgatttatcattctttcttctttaaaatttttctttgtttttcgatcAGGCACCGTTAGATGAATACTTTTAGTGtagtatttttagaaaattttcatcttttattttttttttttttttttttttttttttttttttttttttttttttatttttatttttaaaattttaaaagtatcaatataattttaaaaatttacattTGGTAAGTATTCTTTTTATCATTGACTCATCAACCACTACTACATACTTGACttttactaacatttaaaaaatgttactaaatcatattaaaatgttacctatgtatattagtaatattttaacaaatgttaaatataccctatgttactaaagagttttactaacattttttaaagatttaataacatttagtaaaaaatgttacaaaagataTTCTATAGTAATATTTGAAAATGTTACAATAGACATTTCTTGATAACACTTagagaaatgttacaatagatatttttgtaacacttaaaaaatgttaccataaatatttttgtaacatttAGAAAAATGTTACCGTAGATATTTTGTAACACTTAGGAATATTTTGTAGATATTTTTTATACTTAAAAATGTTaccataaattttttataaatttacatcttatatttcatttttaataattaataaaatataacctaatatctttgaaaaaatatacaatttacttttaaattaagtatgattaattagattatttttaaaatttaaagtatcaatataattttaaaatttacattgTAATATTCTTTTTATCATTGACTCATCAACCATACTACATACTTGACTTTACTAACATTTAAAAATGtactaaatcatattaaaatgttacctatgtatattagtaatattttaacaaatgttaaatataccctatgttactaaagatttactaacattttttaaagatttaataacatttagtaaaaaatgttacaaaagataTTCTATAGTAATATTTTGAAAATGTTACAATAGACATTTTTGATAACACTtagaaatgttacaatagatatttttgtaacacttaaaaaatgttaccataaaTATTTTTGTACATTTAAAAATGTTACCGTAGATATTTTTGTAACATTAGGAAATATTATTGTAGATATTTTTGtaatacttaaaaaatgttaccataaatattttttataacattaaagaaatgttaccatagatatttttgtaacacttaaaaaaatattaccataAATATTTCTTTAACCCTTataaaatgttacaatagatctttagtaatattttttagttctattatactcttttttattttatattatacacaatataaatatactaaaattaattactacaacatgaaatatttcattaaatatacaaattcacaaaatgaaatttttatagcctctttaatcaataatcattgtaCAAGTTTGTCCCTTTcattaaattcacaaattcacaaaTTCATCTCAATATTACAAGCACACcactttcttcttttttgatCTTTTCTTATGCTGGTCATGCTTCATTTT is a window from the Arachis hypogaea cultivar Tifrunner chromosome 1, arahy.Tifrunner.gnm2.J5K5, whole genome shotgun sequence genome containing:
- the LOC112706436 gene encoding nuclear transcription factor Y subunit B-3, with the translated sequence MMGESDNESGGQGGNEFSSSSGGSGLCREQDRLLPIANVGRIMKKALPANAKISKEAKETVQECVSEFISFITGEASDKCQKEKRKTINGDDLLWAMTTLGFEDYVEPLKIYLHKYREMEGDKTPIVGGGRQHHPDDHAGDDAATAGALYGGVPSTMMMMMGGHVYGSANNGSASSGRTTR